In one window of Henckelia pumila isolate YLH828 chromosome 1, ASM3356847v2, whole genome shotgun sequence DNA:
- the LOC140891907 gene encoding uncharacterized protein → MGEETENDAKTSVSNPTPAVNSSPNSITASQFLAWKRRKDADAYARKAEAARKRAEDIAAGLVQMNGRELFEQEPWVFDNSHY, encoded by the exons ATGGGCGAGGAAACTGAGAATGATGCTAAAACAAGTGTATCAAATCCAACCCCTGCCGTAAATTCAAGCCCTAATTCCATCACAGCATCCCAATTCCTCGCCTGGAAACGCCGAAAG GATGCTGATGCCTATGCCAGAAAAGCTGAAGCAGCAAGAAAGCGTGCAGAGGATATAGCTGCAGGCTTGGTTCAAATGAATGGTCGTGAGCTTTTTGAGCAGGAGCCTTGGGTGTTTGATAATTCACATTACTAA